In one window of Burkholderia sp. NRF60-BP8 DNA:
- a CDS encoding rubrerythrin family protein has protein sequence MAQLKGSKTEENLKAAFAGESQANRRYLYFASKADVEGQNDVAALFRSTAEGETGHAHGHLEYLEAVGDPATGLPFGSSRLNLESAIAGETHEYTDMYPGMAKTARDEGFDEIANWFETLAKAERSHANRYTKALDSLVD, from the coding sequence ATGGCTCAACTCAAGGGCAGCAAAACCGAAGAGAACCTGAAGGCCGCATTCGCGGGCGAATCGCAGGCGAATCGGCGCTATCTGTATTTCGCTTCGAAAGCCGACGTCGAGGGGCAGAACGACGTCGCCGCGCTGTTCCGCTCGACGGCCGAAGGCGAAACCGGCCATGCGCACGGCCATCTCGAATACCTGGAAGCTGTCGGCGATCCCGCCACGGGTTTGCCGTTCGGTTCGTCGCGGCTGAATCTCGAATCGGCGATCGCCGGCGAAACGCACGAATACACCGACATGTATCCGGGCATGGCGAAGACCGCGCGCGACGAAGGGTTCGACGAAATCGCGAACTGGTTCGAGACGCTCGCGAAGGCCGAACGCAGCCACGCGAACCGCTACACGAAGGCGCTGGACAGTCTCGTCGACTGA
- a CDS encoding heterodisulfide reductase-related iron-sulfur binding cluster has protein sequence MPHKEGSLEAPTRHPLDWQSEAFYDQAAIDAEMTRVFDICAGCRRCVSLCGAFPALFDLVDDTPTGDIDEVPKAAFGKVVDQCYLCDLCYMTKCPYVPPHAWNVDFPHLMLRGKAARYKRGEAPLRDKVLSNTDALGHFAGIPVVTQTVNAANRTPPARHALEALLGVDRDAWLPEFAPRKFRRAAKRSDGPPVRDGERTPGKVAIYATCYVNFNEPGIGHDLLAILAHNEIPYELVTREACCGMPLLEQGNLDGVAAKQAINIPVLERYAREGYALIGAIPSCVLMYKSELPLMFPGDAAVRAVADAFWDPFEYVIARHRDGLLKTDFKTGLGTVSYHVPCHARVQNIGRKTADALSLVPDTRVNVVERCSGHAGTFGVKKGFHADAMRIGAPVFKAMAEPQPDVVSSDCALAGHHIVQGIGEKGLPQAPLAHPLTLLRRAYGI, from the coding sequence ATGCCCCACAAGGAAGGCAGTCTCGAAGCCCCGACCCGGCATCCGCTCGACTGGCAGTCCGAAGCGTTCTACGACCAGGCCGCGATCGATGCGGAAATGACGCGCGTATTCGACATCTGCGCCGGATGCCGGCGCTGCGTGTCGCTGTGCGGCGCGTTTCCGGCGCTGTTCGACCTCGTCGACGACACGCCGACGGGCGACATCGACGAAGTGCCGAAGGCCGCATTCGGCAAGGTCGTCGACCAGTGCTATCTGTGCGACCTCTGCTACATGACGAAATGCCCGTACGTGCCGCCGCACGCATGGAACGTCGATTTCCCGCACCTGATGCTGCGCGGCAAGGCTGCGCGTTACAAGCGCGGCGAAGCGCCGCTGCGCGACAAGGTGCTGTCGAATACCGATGCGCTCGGCCATTTCGCGGGCATTCCGGTCGTCACGCAGACGGTCAACGCGGCGAACCGCACGCCGCCTGCGCGCCACGCGCTCGAAGCGCTGCTGGGCGTCGACCGCGACGCGTGGCTGCCGGAGTTCGCGCCGCGCAAGTTCCGCCGCGCCGCGAAGCGCTCGGATGGCCCGCCGGTACGCGACGGCGAACGCACGCCCGGCAAGGTCGCGATCTACGCGACGTGCTACGTGAATTTCAACGAGCCGGGGATCGGCCACGACCTGCTCGCGATTCTCGCGCACAACGAGATCCCGTACGAGCTCGTCACGCGCGAAGCGTGCTGCGGGATGCCGTTGCTCGAGCAGGGCAATCTCGACGGCGTCGCCGCGAAGCAGGCCATCAACATCCCGGTGCTCGAACGCTATGCACGCGAAGGCTACGCGCTGATCGGCGCGATCCCGAGCTGCGTGCTGATGTACAAGAGCGAACTGCCGCTGATGTTCCCCGGCGACGCGGCCGTGCGTGCGGTGGCCGACGCGTTCTGGGATCCGTTCGAGTACGTGATCGCGCGGCATCGCGACGGACTGCTGAAGACCGATTTCAAGACCGGTCTCGGCACCGTGTCGTATCACGTGCCGTGCCATGCGCGCGTGCAGAACATCGGCCGCAAGACGGCCGATGCGCTGTCGCTCGTGCCCGATACGCGCGTGAACGTCGTCGAGCGCTGCTCCGGCCACGCGGGCACGTTCGGCGTGAAGAAGGGGTTTCATGCCGATGCGATGCGGATCGGCGCGCCCGTGTTCAAGGCGATGGCCGAGCCGCAGCCGGACGTCGTGTCGTCCGACTGCGCGCTCGCCGGCCATCACATCGTGCAGGGCATCGGCGAGAAGGGGTTGCCGCAAGCGCCGCTCGCGCATCCGCTGACGCTGCTGCGCCGCGCGTACGGCATCTGA
- a CDS encoding DUF3501 family protein yields the protein MTLTRDSLLTLEAYAKIRKAEHARLVAYKRRRAVALGNHLRFLFEDETTIRYQIHEMLHIEKIFDEAGIAAELDAYLPLVPDGTNLKATMQIEYEHEVERRAALARLIGVEDRVYLRVDGHASVYAIADEDLERDNAQKTSAVHFVRFEFDAPMRAALKGGAALSIGCDHPAYTMPPQRIDADVAAALAGDLR from the coding sequence ATGACGCTGACCCGCGACTCCCTGCTGACGCTCGAAGCGTACGCGAAGATCCGCAAGGCCGAACACGCGCGGCTCGTCGCGTACAAGCGCCGCCGCGCGGTGGCGCTCGGCAATCACCTGCGTTTCCTGTTCGAGGACGAGACGACGATCCGCTACCAGATCCACGAGATGCTGCACATCGAGAAGATCTTCGACGAAGCCGGCATCGCAGCGGAGCTCGACGCGTATCTGCCGCTGGTGCCCGACGGCACCAACCTGAAGGCGACGATGCAGATCGAGTACGAGCACGAGGTCGAACGGCGCGCGGCGCTCGCGCGGCTGATCGGGGTCGAGGATCGCGTGTACCTGCGGGTCGACGGGCACGCGAGCGTCTACGCGATCGCCGACGAGGATCTCGAGCGCGACAACGCCCAGAAAACGTCGGCCGTGCACTTCGTCCGCTTCGAGTTCGATGCGCCGATGCGCGCCGCGCTCAAGGGCGGGGCGGCGCTGTCGATCGGCTGCGATCATCCGGCCTATACGATGCCGCCGCAGCGCATCGACGCGGACGTGGCCGCGGCGCTGGCCGGCGATCTGCGCTGA
- a CDS encoding transposase, whose protein sequence is MFFDELNDEEWFRLSALIADEPIRLNRRGRPRAEPRVVANAVLWILTTGEAWSKLPGRYPSGPTCRRRYEEWLANGTLLKMIDVLTQFSGRTFAYIPPPPVAVAPARRAEPVPDNDRLRGVFWQNPESWQLPVAQANVWPGEGASLSTMRDDQVDGRSGVSFTVPGAPAAELRHVRASAASFAAAEPQVDEYRGYTISGIAQPVQNLMYRAWAEISQDDRRVERSGLIGPRFTDAEEAEQYALDWARQWIDRHGASDAPAREPQGEVLAGLSALARAESDIKRFIAERRAGALSESRNDPVQSERREYEYRVG, encoded by the coding sequence ATGTTCTTCGATGAGCTTAACGATGAAGAGTGGTTTCGCCTTTCAGCGCTGATCGCCGATGAACCCATCCGGCTGAACCGTCGCGGGCGTCCGCGCGCCGAACCGCGCGTCGTCGCCAACGCGGTGCTCTGGATCCTGACGACCGGGGAAGCCTGGTCAAAGCTGCCCGGTCGCTATCCATCCGGGCCGACGTGCCGCCGCCGCTACGAAGAGTGGCTCGCGAACGGCACGCTGCTGAAGATGATCGACGTGCTGACCCAGTTCAGCGGGCGCACGTTCGCGTATATCCCGCCGCCGCCCGTCGCGGTCGCGCCGGCCCGCCGCGCGGAGCCCGTGCCCGACAACGACCGTTTGCGCGGCGTGTTCTGGCAAAACCCCGAGTCGTGGCAATTGCCGGTTGCGCAGGCAAACGTTTGGCCGGGCGAGGGTGCGTCGCTGAGCACGATGCGGGACGACCAGGTGGACGGCCGCTCCGGCGTGTCGTTCACGGTGCCCGGCGCGCCGGCCGCGGAACTGCGCCATGTGCGGGCGTCGGCGGCGAGCTTCGCCGCGGCCGAGCCGCAGGTCGACGAGTATCGCGGCTATACGATCAGCGGGATCGCGCAGCCCGTGCAGAACCTGATGTATCGCGCGTGGGCCGAGATCTCGCAGGACGACCGGCGCGTCGAGCGCTCGGGCCTGATCGGCCCGCGCTTCACCGACGCCGAGGAAGCCGAGCAGTACGCGCTCGACTGGGCGCGCCAGTGGATCGATCGCCACGGTGCAAGCGACGCGCCGGCGCGCGAGCCGCAGGGCGAAGTGCTGGCCGGTTTGTCGGCGCTGGCGCGCGCGGAGTCGGACATCAAGCGCTTCATCGCCGAGCGTCGCGCGGGCGCGTTGTCGGAAAGCCGCAACGATCCCGTGCAGTCGGAACGTCGCGAATACGAGTACCGCGTGGGCTGA
- a CDS encoding mannose-1-phosphate guanylyltransferase/mannose-6-phosphate isomerase — protein sequence MNAPAVAAETRPSTSAAPAAGTRLAVQPVILAGGSGTRLWPMSRERFPKQLIGLLGDHSLLQSTALRLDGLTADHPLNDDVLIVCGEDHRFTTAEQLRLTAKHATIMLEPLGRDTAPALTLAALRLVAGGNDAVMTVMPADHAVADVPRFHAAVAAGVHCAAQGKIATMGIVPKHAETGYGYIRVGAPLGDAATGPLDVRRLDRFVEKPHLELAQQYVASGEYWWNSGIFIVRASVWLKAIRQLEPAIYAACEQAVAQGKEDGDFFRVDRDAFAASPSNSIDYAVMEPLASQPQLCESVVVPLDAGWSDVGSWDAIWQISPKDETGNVGRGHVLFEGAESTFAHSESRLVACVGTQNLVVVETPDAVLVADKSRVQDVKKIVGHIKARQGSEATDHRKVHRPWGHYDSVDMGERFQVKRIVVKPGAQLSLQMHHHRAEHWIVVRGTARITRGDETFLLSENESTYIPLGVSHRLENPGKMPLELIEVQSGAYLGEDDIVRFDDTYGRQ from the coding sequence ATGAATGCTCCGGCAGTGGCCGCCGAAACGCGCCCTTCTACTTCCGCCGCCCCCGCGGCCGGCACGCGTCTCGCCGTGCAGCCCGTGATTCTCGCCGGCGGTTCCGGCACGCGCCTGTGGCCGATGTCGCGCGAGCGTTTTCCGAAACAGCTGATCGGCCTGCTCGGCGATCACTCGCTGCTGCAGTCCACCGCGCTGCGCCTCGACGGCCTGACGGCCGATCATCCGCTCAACGACGACGTGCTGATCGTCTGCGGGGAAGATCACCGCTTCACGACCGCCGAGCAACTGCGCCTGACGGCCAAGCACGCGACGATCATGCTCGAGCCGCTCGGTCGCGACACTGCGCCCGCGCTGACGCTCGCCGCGCTGCGGCTCGTCGCCGGCGGCAACGACGCGGTGATGACCGTGATGCCGGCCGACCATGCGGTCGCGGACGTGCCGCGCTTTCACGCGGCCGTCGCGGCCGGCGTGCACTGCGCCGCGCAAGGCAAGATCGCGACGATGGGCATCGTGCCGAAGCACGCGGAAACCGGCTACGGCTACATCCGCGTCGGCGCGCCGCTCGGCGACGCCGCAACCGGCCCCCTCGACGTACGCCGCCTCGACCGTTTCGTCGAGAAGCCGCACCTCGAACTCGCGCAGCAGTACGTCGCGTCGGGCGAATACTGGTGGAACAGCGGGATCTTCATCGTGCGCGCGTCGGTCTGGCTCAAGGCGATCCGGCAGCTCGAGCCCGCGATCTACGCGGCCTGCGAACAGGCCGTGGCGCAGGGCAAGGAAGACGGCGACTTCTTCCGCGTCGATCGCGACGCATTCGCCGCGTCGCCGTCGAACTCGATCGACTACGCGGTGATGGAACCGCTCGCGAGCCAGCCGCAACTGTGCGAGAGCGTCGTCGTGCCGCTCGACGCGGGCTGGTCGGACGTCGGCTCGTGGGATGCGATCTGGCAGATCTCGCCGAAGGACGAAACCGGCAACGTCGGCCGCGGCCACGTGCTGTTCGAAGGCGCCGAATCGACGTTCGCGCACTCGGAAAGCCGGCTCGTCGCCTGCGTCGGCACGCAGAACCTGGTCGTCGTCGAAACGCCCGACGCCGTGCTCGTCGCGGACAAATCGCGCGTGCAGGACGTGAAGAAGATCGTCGGGCACATCAAGGCGCGACAGGGCTCCGAAGCGACCGACCACCGCAAGGTGCATCGTCCGTGGGGCCACTACGACTCGGTCGACATGGGCGAGCGCTTCCAGGTGAAACGCATCGTCGTGAAGCCGGGCGCGCAACTGTCGCTGCAGATGCACCACCACCGCGCCGAGCACTGGATCGTCGTGCGCGGCACCGCGCGCATCACGCGCGGCGACGAAACGTTCCTGCTGTCCGAAAACGAATCGACGTATATTCCGCTCGGCGTATCGCATCGCCTGGAGAACCCGGGCAAGATGCCGCTCGAGCTGATCGAAGTGCAGTCGGGCGCGTATCTCGGCGAGGACGACATCGTCCGCTTCGACGATACCTACGGCAGACAGTAA
- a CDS encoding undecaprenyl-phosphate glucose phosphotransferase, giving the protein MLSVLARVIDIAMVVTGALIAAALHDGSIGLSDLQRTTVLFDCLLVVVFFPAVGIYQSWRGKRLVGLVVRVAFAWLAVELAGILLSFSFHQSGDLSRLWLGYWALATTALLAGSKACVHVVLRQLRRGGYNLKAVAIVGGTPAARRLIAQMRARPEAGFNPVCVYDESEAPGEVALDDVRIERQFESLVWLVRSRAISELWLTLPITEERRIHEIVTVFRHDFVNIRFIPDVRTLSFFNQEVVEVLGVPAINLAASPITDVRILPKFVFDRLFALAALTALAPVMVLIAALIKLTSRGPVFFRQKRKGIDGHEFEIYKFRSMKVHQEVAGQVTQATKNDSRVTPVGRFLRRTSLDELPQFINVLKGEMSVVGPRPHALAHDDIYKDLVKGYMFRYRIKPGITGWAQINGFRGETDQIEKMMGRVKLDLYYMQNWSFWLDIKIVVLTLWKGFTGSNAY; this is encoded by the coding sequence ATGTTGAGCGTGCTGGCGAGAGTCATCGATATCGCGATGGTCGTGACGGGTGCGCTGATCGCGGCCGCGTTGCACGACGGCAGCATCGGGCTCAGCGACCTGCAGCGCACGACGGTGCTGTTCGACTGCCTGCTGGTCGTCGTGTTCTTTCCGGCCGTCGGCATCTACCAGTCGTGGCGCGGCAAGCGTCTCGTCGGGCTGGTGGTCCGCGTTGCGTTCGCGTGGCTCGCCGTGGAGCTCGCGGGCATCCTGCTGAGTTTCAGCTTTCACCAGTCGGGCGACCTGTCGCGGCTGTGGCTGGGTTACTGGGCGCTCGCGACGACGGCGCTGCTCGCGGGCTCGAAAGCCTGCGTGCACGTGGTGCTGCGGCAATTGCGCCGCGGCGGCTACAACCTGAAGGCGGTCGCGATCGTCGGCGGCACGCCGGCGGCACGGCGGCTGATCGCGCAGATGCGGGCGCGGCCGGAAGCCGGCTTCAACCCGGTGTGCGTGTACGACGAAAGCGAGGCGCCGGGCGAAGTCGCGCTCGACGACGTGCGTATCGAGCGGCAGTTCGAATCGCTGGTGTGGCTGGTGCGCAGCCGCGCGATCAGCGAGCTGTGGCTCACGCTGCCGATCACGGAGGAGCGTCGGATTCACGAGATCGTGACGGTGTTCCGCCACGACTTCGTGAACATCCGCTTCATTCCGGACGTGCGCACGCTGTCGTTCTTCAACCAGGAAGTGGTCGAGGTGCTCGGCGTGCCGGCGATCAATCTCGCGGCGTCGCCGATCACCGACGTGCGGATCCTGCCGAAGTTCGTGTTCGACCGGCTGTTCGCGCTGGCGGCGCTCACGGCGCTCGCGCCGGTGATGGTGCTGATCGCGGCCCTGATCAAGCTGACCTCGCGCGGGCCGGTGTTCTTTCGGCAAAAGCGCAAGGGCATCGACGGGCACGAGTTCGAGATCTACAAGTTTCGCTCGATGAAGGTGCATCAGGAAGTGGCCGGGCAGGTCACGCAGGCAACGAAGAACGACTCGCGCGTGACGCCGGTCGGCCGGTTCCTGCGGCGCACGAGCCTCGACGAGCTGCCGCAGTTCATCAACGTGCTGAAGGGCGAGATGTCGGTGGTGGGCCCGCGCCCGCATGCGCTCGCGCACGACGACATCTACAAGGATCTGGTCAAGGGCTACATGTTCCGCTACCGGATCAAGCCGGGCATCACCGGGTGGGCGCAGATCAACGGCTTTCGCGGCGAGACCGACCAGATCGAGAAGATGATGGGCCGCGTGAAGCTCGACCTGTACTACATGCAGAACTGGTCGTTCTGGCTCGACATCAAGATCGTCGTGCTGACGCTGTGGAAAGGCTTCACCGGCAGCAACGCGTACTGA
- a CDS encoding UDP-glucose dehydrogenase family protein encodes MNLTIIGSGYVGLVTGACLADIGHDVFCLDVDQAKIDILNDGGVPIHEPGLKEVIARNRSAGRLRFSTDVEAAVAHGDVQFIAVGTPPDEDGSADLQYVLAAARNIGRYMTGFKVIVDKSTVPVGTAERVRAAVAEELAKRGGDQMFSVVSNPEFLKEGAAVDDFTRPDRIVIGCDDDVPGERARELMKKLYAPFNRNHERTLYMDVRSAEFTKYAANAMLATRISFMNELANLADRFGADIEAVRRGIGSDPRIGYHFLYAGCGYGGSCFPKDVEALIRTADEHGQSLQILKAVSSVNATQKRVLADKIVARFGEDLTGRTFALWGLAFKPNTDDMREAPSRELIAELLSRGARVAAYDPVAQQEARRVIALDLADHPSWLERLTFVDDEAQAARDADALVIVTEWKAFKSPDFVALGRLWKTPVIFDGRNLYEPETMSEQGIEYHPIGRPGSRQAVAARVPGAVRAGA; translated from the coding sequence ATGAATCTGACTATCATCGGCAGCGGTTACGTAGGGCTTGTCACCGGCGCCTGTCTCGCCGACATCGGGCACGACGTGTTTTGTCTCGACGTCGACCAGGCAAAGATCGACATCCTGAACGACGGCGGCGTGCCGATCCACGAGCCGGGCCTGAAGGAAGTGATCGCGCGCAACCGCTCGGCCGGCCGCCTGCGCTTCTCGACCGACGTCGAGGCCGCGGTCGCGCACGGCGACGTGCAGTTCATCGCGGTCGGCACGCCGCCCGACGAGGACGGCTCGGCCGACCTGCAATACGTGCTCGCGGCGGCGCGCAACATCGGCCGCTACATGACCGGCTTCAAGGTGATCGTCGACAAGTCGACGGTGCCGGTCGGCACGGCCGAGCGCGTGCGCGCGGCGGTCGCCGAGGAGCTCGCGAAGCGCGGCGGCGACCAGATGTTCTCGGTCGTGTCGAATCCGGAATTCCTGAAGGAAGGCGCGGCCGTCGACGATTTCACGCGGCCGGACCGCATCGTGATCGGCTGCGACGACGACGTGCCGGGCGAGCGCGCCCGCGAGCTGATGAAGAAGCTCTACGCGCCGTTCAACCGCAATCACGAGCGCACACTGTACATGGACGTGCGTTCGGCCGAGTTCACGAAATACGCGGCGAACGCGATGCTCGCGACGCGCATCTCGTTCATGAACGAACTGGCGAACCTCGCCGACCGCTTCGGCGCGGACATCGAGGCCGTGCGCCGCGGGATCGGCTCCGATCCGCGCATCGGCTACCACTTCCTGTATGCCGGCTGCGGCTACGGCGGCTCGTGCTTCCCGAAGGACGTCGAGGCGCTGATCCGCACCGCCGACGAGCACGGCCAGTCGCTGCAGATCCTGAAGGCGGTGTCGTCGGTCAACGCGACGCAAAAGCGCGTGCTCGCCGACAAGATCGTCGCGCGTTTCGGCGAGGACCTGACCGGCCGCACGTTCGCGCTGTGGGGCCTCGCGTTCAAGCCGAACACCGACGACATGCGCGAGGCGCCGAGCCGCGAGTTGATCGCCGAGCTGCTGTCGCGCGGCGCGCGCGTCGCCGCCTACGACCCGGTCGCGCAGCAGGAAGCGCGCCGCGTGATCGCGCTCGATCTCGCCGATCACCCGAGCTGGCTCGAGCGCCTGACCTTCGTCGACGACGAGGCGCAGGCCGCGCGAGACGCCGACGCGCTCGTGATCGTCACCGAATGGAAGGCGTTCAAGAGCCCCGACTTCGTCGCGCTCGGCCGCCTGTGGAAGACGCCCGTGATCTTCGACGGCCGCAACCTGTACGAGCCGGAGACGATGAGCGAGCAGGGCATCGAGTACCACCCGATCGGCCGGCCGGGCTCGCGCCAGGCCGTCGCCGCCCGCGTGCCGGGCGCCGTGCGCGCCGGCGCGTAA
- a CDS encoding low molecular weight protein-tyrosine-phosphatase — translation MFRNILIVCHANVCRSPAAEMLFKSHAASRGGPRPTFHSAGVHANDGDGIDPVMRKLLAERGVDATTHRSRRLSRRIVRDADLILVSERDQIKAVESVDPFARGKVHLLGKWEDAEIADPHGGPEADYRESYSLIERLVQGWLQKLC, via the coding sequence ATGTTCCGGAACATCCTGATCGTCTGCCACGCGAACGTCTGCCGCAGCCCGGCGGCGGAAATGCTGTTCAAGTCGCACGCCGCGTCGCGCGGCGGCCCGCGCCCGACGTTCCATTCGGCCGGCGTGCACGCGAACGACGGCGACGGCATCGATCCGGTGATGCGGAAACTGCTGGCCGAGCGGGGCGTCGATGCGACGACCCATCGCTCGCGGCGGCTGTCGCGCCGGATCGTGCGCGACGCCGACCTGATTCTCGTCAGCGAGCGCGATCAGATCAAGGCCGTCGAATCGGTCGATCCGTTCGCGCGCGGCAAGGTCCACCTGCTGGGCAAGTGGGAGGACGCCGAGATCGCGGACCCGCATGGCGGCCCCGAGGCCGACTATCGCGAGAGCTACTCATTGATCGAACGTCTGGTTCAAGGATGGCTGCAAAAACTATGCTGA
- a CDS encoding polysaccharide biosynthesis/export family protein produces the protein MLKRPMRPLALAVALTTFLSACATAPGNYLDSSNLKDDGRQEAAETYPVHYIDAKVVMDQLQKAQVDHPLPPGRFTDPSQYTYRVGPQDILGVTVWDHPELTTPQGQSFSSGGNTTQSVAGALQQPYTTALPGQADPYGQTVAADGTIFFPFVGRIRVAGKTVAQIRDEMASSLARYVKNPQLDVRVLSFRSQKVQVTGEVKQPGPLAVSDVPLTLVDAISRSGGSTAEADLQRVRLTRDGKLYTLDANGVLDRGEVKQNVMLQPGDIVNVPDRSDSRVFIMGEVKTPVTVPMLKGKLTIADALTAGGGILDTDANPRKIYVMRGMRDNPTKPEVFRLDMTQPDALMLSSRFPLQPLDVVYVSTAGSVQFNRVLQQVLPTIQTIFYMRQITR, from the coding sequence ATGCTGAAACGTCCCATGCGCCCGCTGGCGCTCGCCGTCGCGCTGACGACCTTCCTGTCGGCCTGCGCAACCGCGCCCGGCAACTACCTCGACTCGTCGAACCTGAAGGACGACGGCCGGCAGGAAGCGGCCGAGACCTATCCGGTTCATTACATCGACGCCAAAGTGGTGATGGATCAGCTGCAGAAAGCGCAGGTCGACCATCCGCTGCCGCCCGGGCGCTTTACCGATCCGTCGCAGTACACGTATCGCGTCGGTCCGCAGGACATTCTCGGCGTCACCGTGTGGGATCACCCGGAGCTGACGACGCCGCAGGGCCAGTCGTTCTCGAGCGGCGGCAACACGACGCAATCGGTCGCGGGCGCGCTGCAGCAGCCGTATACGACCGCGCTGCCAGGTCAGGCCGATCCGTACGGCCAGACCGTGGCCGCCGACGGCACGATCTTCTTCCCGTTCGTCGGCCGCATCCGCGTGGCGGGCAAGACGGTCGCGCAGATCCGCGACGAGATGGCGTCCAGCCTGGCGCGCTACGTGAAGAACCCGCAGCTCGACGTGCGCGTGCTGTCGTTCCGCAGCCAGAAGGTGCAGGTGACGGGCGAGGTGAAGCAGCCGGGCCCGCTCGCGGTGAGCGACGTGCCGCTGACGCTGGTCGACGCGATCTCGCGCTCGGGCGGCTCGACCGCCGAGGCCGACCTGCAGCGCGTGCGGCTCACGCGCGACGGCAAGCTGTACACGCTCGATGCGAACGGCGTGCTCGATCGCGGCGAGGTGAAGCAGAACGTGATGCTGCAGCCGGGCGACATCGTCAACGTGCCGGACCGCAGCGACAGCCGCGTGTTCATCATGGGCGAGGTCAAGACGCCGGTCACGGTGCCGATGCTCAAGGGCAAGCTGACCATCGCCGATGCGCTGACGGCCGGTGGCGGCATCCTCGACACCGACGCGAACCCGCGCAAGATCTACGTGATGCGCGGGATGCGCGACAACCCGACGAAGCCCGAAGTGTTCCGTCTCGACATGACGCAGCCCGACGCGCTGATGCTGTCGAGCCGCTTCCCGCTTCAACCGCTCGACGTCGTCTACGTCAGCACGGCCGGCTCGGTGCAGTTCAACCGCGTGCTGCAGCAGGTGCTGCCGACGATCCAGACGATCTTCTACATGCGGCAAATCACGCGCTGA